In Deltaproteobacteria bacterium, a single window of DNA contains:
- a CDS encoding RluA family pseudouridine synthase: protein MVRYEFIVQEPDLSKRLDLFWVEQGVPYSRSQIKKWIEERRITVNGQAAKGGYRLKRGDFLELVPQEPIPLMLAPENISLSILYEDQDLLVLDKPAGLVVHPAPGHYSGTLVHALLFHCTDLSGIGGIMRPGIVHRLDKDTSGLMVVAKNDASHQELIRAFQMGRVIKEYQTLVWGGPLKSQGRIENPIGRHPVQRKKMAINEAHGKPAVTEWQIIERFPQGITWLQVGLKTGRTHQIRVHLSSEGWPVVGDPLYGRLKNKSNKKDGPLAEALKGVSRQLLHSCRLSFQHPIQGKPLDFSSPLPRDMEGLIRQLRTGPDKDNPFMTKKT from the coding sequence ATTGTGCGTTACGAATTTATAGTTCAAGAACCTGATCTCTCTAAACGTCTGGATCTTTTTTGGGTGGAACAGGGGGTCCCTTATTCCCGGTCTCAGATCAAGAAATGGATTGAAGAAAGACGGATCACCGTCAATGGTCAGGCGGCCAAAGGGGGTTACCGTTTAAAGAGGGGGGATTTTCTGGAGTTGGTTCCCCAGGAGCCCATTCCTTTAATGTTGGCCCCTGAGAATATCTCCTTGTCCATTCTCTATGAAGACCAGGACTTGCTGGTCTTAGACAAGCCGGCCGGATTGGTGGTCCATCCGGCACCGGGCCATTATTCCGGGACCCTGGTCCATGCCCTGCTATTTCACTGCACCGATCTTTCGGGAATAGGGGGGATCATGCGGCCCGGGATCGTCCACCGCTTGGACAAAGACACTTCCGGTCTGATGGTAGTAGCTAAAAATGACGCTTCCCATCAGGAACTGATCCGCGCCTTTCAAATGGGAAGGGTTATCAAAGAATATCAGACCCTGGTCTGGGGGGGGCCTCTAAAAAGCCAGGGGCGTATAGAAAACCCCATCGGCCGCCATCCGGTACAGCGAAAAAAGATGGCCATTAACGAGGCCCATGGCAAACCGGCCGTCACCGAATGGCAAATCATCGAAAGATTTCCCCAGGGAATCACCTGGCTCCAGGTGGGTCTGAAAACAGGGAGGACCCACCAGATTCGTGTTCATCTTTCTTCTGAAGGGTGGCCCGTGGTCGGCGATCCCCTGTACGGCAGGCTTAAAAATAAGTCCAATAAAAAGGACGGGCCGTTGGCGGAGGCTCTGAAAGGGGTCTCTCGCCAATTGCTCCATTCCTGCCGGCTGTCTTTTCAACATCCGATCCAGGGAAAACCGTTAGATTTTTCATCCCCGCTCCCTCGGGATATGGAAGGCCTGATCAGACAGTTACGAACCGGTCCGGATAAGGACAACCCATTCATGACAAAAAAAACATAA
- the rpmE gene encoding 50S ribosomal protein L31: protein MKEKIHPAYHQTTIRCACGNEIPTGSTRKDIRVEICSQCHPFFTGKQKLMDSAGRIERFQKKYSQFNNTKAALKEKAQA, encoded by the coding sequence ATGAAAGAAAAAATTCATCCTGCTTATCATCAAACGACGATCCGCTGTGCCTGCGGGAATGAAATTCCCACGGGATCCACTCGAAAAGACATCCGGGTTGAAATCTGTTCCCAATGTCATCCCTTTTTCACCGGCAAACAGAAATTAATGGATTCGGCCGGTAGGATTGAGCGTTTCCAGAAAAAATACAGCCAGTTCAACAATACAAAAGCCGCCCTTAAAGAAAAAGCCCAGGCCTAA
- a CDS encoding TRAM domain-containing protein, translated as MKGGEIVNQFLLKALLIIICLIGGFFISGRLWETEAIPWIPYLGAFLGLVLAIMVLEIEKQFKKIPLRSSLGGVTGLVLGLVVARLLMFPFDCFRTDTFLHYFILLSLSGIFGYLGLALGSTKAGEIGKFADSALFPSTLSKNPNRYLLDTSVIIDGRIADICETGFVEGTLIIPQFILQELHHIADSNDSLKKIRGRRGLDVIEKIQKQKDLEVMILDRNPPKDNVDAKLVDLALEMHGTIITNDFNLNKVAELRGVKCLNLNKLANALKPAVLPGEILNAQIIREGKTPGQGIAYMDDGTMVVVENARRHIGRTIEVVVTSVLQTGTGRMIFTEIKNG; from the coding sequence ATGAAAGGAGGTGAAATTGTGAACCAGTTTTTATTAAAAGCATTATTAATCATCATCTGTTTGATAGGGGGGTTTTTTATAAGCGGCCGCCTCTGGGAAACCGAGGCCATTCCCTGGATTCCTTATCTGGGGGCCTTCCTGGGTCTTGTTTTGGCTATTATGGTCCTTGAAATTGAAAAACAATTTAAAAAGATCCCTCTCCGGAGTTCTTTGGGGGGGGTAACCGGTCTGGTTTTGGGATTGGTCGTGGCCCGCCTTTTAATGTTTCCTTTTGACTGTTTCCGGACCGATACCTTCCTCCATTATTTCATACTACTCTCATTAAGCGGCATTTTTGGTTATCTGGGGTTGGCTTTGGGCAGTACCAAGGCCGGAGAGATAGGCAAATTTGCCGACTCGGCTTTATTTCCTTCCACTCTTTCTAAAAACCCAAATCGCTACCTGTTGGACACCAGTGTCATCATCGACGGTCGGATTGCCGACATATGTGAAACCGGGTTTGTGGAAGGGACCTTGATTATTCCCCAGTTCATCCTCCAGGAATTGCACCATATTGCCGATTCCAACGATTCCTTAAAAAAGATTCGAGGGCGAAGGGGGCTGGATGTTATTGAAAAGATACAAAAGCAAAAAGATCTGGAGGTCATGATCCTGGATCGGAATCCTCCCAAGGACAATGTGGATGCCAAGTTGGTGGATCTGGCCCTGGAAATGCATGGAACAATTATCACCAACGATTTCAATCTAAATAAAGTGGCTGAATTACGGGGAGTTAAATGCCTGAATCTGAACAAATTGGCCAATGCCCTGAAACCTGCCGTTCTTCCCGGGGAAATCTTAAATGCCCAGATTATCCGGGAAGGGAAAACCCCGGGTCAAGGCATTGCTTATATGGATGATGGGACCATGGTGGTGGTGGAGAACGCCCGGCGCCATATCGGCCGGACGATTGAGGTCGTAGTCACCAGTGTCCTGCAAACCGGTACCGGCCGGATGATCTTTACAGAGATCAAGAACGGGTAA
- the rho gene encoding transcription termination factor Rho encodes MNLAELKQKKISELTQMAKEFNIEGASGMRKQELIFALLQAQTEKNGLIYGEGVLEILPDGFGFLRAPDYNYLPGPDDIYVSPSQIRRFNLRTGDTTSGQIRPPKDNERYFALLKVESVNFEDPEVSRDKILFDNLTPLYPNERIQLETDDPVNYSIRVMDLLTPIGKGQRGLIVSPPRTGKTMLLQNIANSISRNFNDIILIVLLIDERPEEVTDMQRSVKAEVISSTFDEPAQRHIQVAEMVIEKAKRLVEHKRDVVILLDSITRLARAYNTVVPPSGKILSGGVDSNALHRPKRFFGAARNIEEGGSLTIIATALVDTGSRMDEVIFEEFKGTGNMEIHLDRKLSDKRIFPAIDINRSGTRKEELLLSTEELNKVWILRKLLAPLTVVDSMEFLLEKMDGTKDNAEFLSLMNK; translated from the coding sequence ATGAATTTAGCCGAACTCAAGCAAAAGAAAATCAGCGAACTTACCCAGATGGCCAAAGAATTCAATATTGAAGGGGCCAGCGGGATGAGAAAACAGGAGCTTATCTTCGCTCTGCTCCAGGCCCAAACGGAAAAAAACGGACTCATATACGGAGAAGGGGTATTGGAAATACTGCCCGATGGGTTCGGATTTTTGAGGGCCCCTGATTACAATTACCTCCCCGGGCCGGATGATATTTATGTCTCCCCATCTCAAATCAGGAGATTCAATTTGCGGACCGGAGATACCACCTCCGGACAGATTCGGCCCCCTAAGGATAACGAACGCTATTTCGCCCTGCTCAAAGTGGAATCGGTTAATTTTGAAGACCCGGAGGTTTCCAGGGATAAAATCCTGTTTGACAATTTGACCCCCCTGTATCCCAACGAACGGATCCAGCTCGAGACCGATGACCCGGTCAATTATTCCATTCGGGTCATGGATTTATTAACCCCCATCGGTAAAGGTCAGCGGGGCCTGATCGTCTCCCCGCCCCGGACCGGCAAGACCATGCTCCTCCAGAACATCGCCAACAGCATCTCCCGGAATTTCAACGATATCATTTTAATTGTCCTGCTCATAGACGAACGCCCTGAAGAAGTCACGGATATGCAACGTTCGGTCAAGGCCGAGGTGATCAGTTCGACCTTTGATGAGCCGGCCCAGCGACATATCCAGGTGGCTGAAATGGTTATTGAGAAAGCCAAACGCCTGGTGGAACACAAACGGGACGTCGTGATCCTGCTGGACAGTATTACCCGATTGGCCAGGGCCTATAATACCGTGGTCCCTCCCAGTGGCAAGATCCTCTCGGGCGGCGTGGATTCCAATGCCCTCCATCGCCCCAAACGGTTTTTCGGGGCCGCCAGAAACATCGAAGAGGGCGGCAGTCTGACCATTATCGCCACAGCCCTGGTCGACACCGGCAGCCGGATGGACGAGGTCATATTCGAAGAATTTAAGGGGACCGGCAACATGGAGATTCATCTGGATCGAAAGCTGAGCGACAAACGCATCTTTCCGGCCATTGACATTAATCGTTCCGGGACCCGTAAAGAGGAATTGCTTTTAAGCACCGAAGAACTAAATAAGGTATGGATTTTACGTAAATTATTGGCCCCGTTGACCGTGGTGGACAGTATGGAGTTTCTCCTCGAGAAAATGGACGGGACCAAGGATAACGCCGAATTTTTAAGCTTAATGAATAAATAA
- a CDS encoding DUF1385 domain-containing protein, whose product MIQVGGQAVIEGVMMKAPKSLAVVVRRPNGEIVAKEDVLHPWADRYTFLKWPVLRGTLILIETLIQGIQALNYSANQAMIEEEETKEIGWWAMLGTLSVAILLGLGLFVALPHWISAYLGGLSVFHFGVDSFSFHFLDGLIKVFFFIAYIWLISRFKDIRRVFQYHGAEHKSIFTYEAGQALTVENARQHSTLHPRCGTSFILLVLVISILFFSILFPLLPKWPSLNSWSRNGLYVGFKILLMIPITGLAYEAIKYSGKKADRPWMRLIILPGLWIQRLTTQEPSEDQIEVALQALSRVLELEGQLSGPKVV is encoded by the coding sequence ATGATCCAGGTAGGCGGTCAGGCCGTTATTGAAGGGGTGATGATGAAAGCCCCCAAGTCTTTGGCCGTGGTGGTCCGACGCCCCAATGGGGAGATAGTGGCAAAGGAGGATGTCCTTCATCCTTGGGCGGACCGCTATACTTTTCTGAAATGGCCTGTTCTGCGGGGGACCCTGATCCTGATAGAGACCCTGATTCAAGGCATCCAGGCCTTAAATTATTCGGCCAACCAGGCCATGATCGAAGAGGAAGAAACCAAGGAGATCGGATGGTGGGCCATGCTGGGCACCCTGTCGGTGGCCATCCTTTTGGGTTTGGGGCTGTTTGTGGCTTTGCCCCACTGGATCAGCGCCTATCTGGGCGGATTGAGTGTCTTCCATTTCGGGGTGGATTCTTTTTCTTTTCATTTTCTGGATGGATTGATCAAGGTCTTTTTCTTTATCGCTTATATCTGGCTCATTTCCCGTTTTAAAGACATTCGCCGGGTTTTTCAGTATCATGGAGCCGAACACAAATCCATTTTTACCTATGAAGCCGGCCAGGCCTTGACGGTGGAAAATGCCCGGCAGCATTCCACTTTGCATCCCCGATGCGGGACTTCATTTATCTTACTGGTCCTGGTAATCAGCATCCTCTTTTTCTCCATCCTGTTTCCTTTGTTGCCCAAATGGCCGTCTTTGAATTCCTGGTCCCGGAATGGGCTGTATGTCGGTTTTAAAATACTATTGATGATCCCCATTACCGGACTGGCTTACGAGGCCATAAAATATTCCGGCAAAAAGGCCGATCGCCCCTGGATGCGGTTAATCATTCTTCCCGGGCTCTGGATTCAACGTCTGACTACCCAGGAACCTTCGGAAGACCAGATCGAAGTAGCCCTGCAAGCCCTCAGTCGCGTCCTG